ATGTGTTGAGGTGTAATTGAAGTCATCAATTTAATTGTCCAGACACTGTCTGGACATTACTGCACTCAAGGTAAAAACTGCGCATGTTGAAAAGGTTTGATTCCTTTCAATTCTTTGCTTTTTAACTGACTTTGCTCTTCCAGATCATAATCATTTTGAAGGCCCAACCAGAACCTGGCACTTGTTCCAAAATATTTTGACAACCTCAATGCTGTGTCGGCTGTAATTCGCCTTTTGCCTTTGACTATTTCACTGATTCGTGTTTGCGGAATAAAAGTGTCTTTGGACAAACGATAGGCAGAAATTTCCATGGGCAATAGAAATTCTTCTTGTAAAATTTCACCGGGATGTATGTTTTTTAGCATGTTCATGGTCTTTTGTT
The Chitinophagales bacterium DNA segment above includes these coding regions:
- a CDS encoding HigA family addiction module antitoxin codes for the protein MNMLKNIHPGEILQEEFLLPMEISAYRLSKDTFIPQTRISEIVKGKRRITADTALRLSKYFGTSARFWLGLQNDYDLEEQSQLKSKELKGIKPFQHAQFLP